A stretch of DNA from Cellulomonas xiejunii:
AGCTGGGTCGTCAGCACCCTGGCGTTCGTCGCCGCGACCGTCGCGGCGATTAACATCTTCGGCGGGTTCCTCGTCGCGTTCCGCATGATCCACATGTTCCGGAAGGAGGCGTGACGGGCGTGCTCACGTCACTGGCCCAGGCCGTCTACCTGATCGCGGCGATCCTCTTCGTGCTCTCCCTCGCAGGGCTGAGCAAGCAGGAGACCGCACGTCGCGGCAACCTCTACGGCATCGCGGGCATGGTCCTCGCGCTGCTCGCCACGGTCGCGCTCGCGGCCGACCTCTCCGAGCGGTCCGTCCCCGTGACGCTGCTGCTCATCGCGATGGCGCTCGCCCTGGGGGCCGGCATCGGCATCTGGCGGGCGCGCAGCGTCGAGATGACGCAGATGCCCGAGATGATCGCGATCCTGCACTCGTTCGTCGGGCTCGCCGCGGTGCTCGTCGGGTTCAACTCGTTCCTCACCGAGGAGCCGGACGCCCTGCACCTGGTCGAGGTGTTCCTCGGCGTGCTCATCGGTGCGGTCACGTTCACCGGCTCGATCGTCGCGTTCCTCAAGCTGTCGGCGCGCATCAAGAGCGCCCCGCTCATGCTGCCCGGCCGCAACTGGCTGAACCTGGGGGCGCTCGTCGCCTCGGCGGGGCTCATGGCGTGGTTCATCGACAGCCACGCGCTGCTGCCGCTCGCGCTGATGACGGTCGTCGCGCTCGCGCTCGGCTGGCACCTGGTCGCGTCGATCGGCGGCGGCGACATGCCGGTCGTCGTGTCCATGCTGAACTCGTACTCGGGCTGGGCGGCGGCCGCGGCCGGCTTCATGCTGAGCAACGACCTGCTCATCATCGTCGGCGCGCTCGTCGGGTCCTCCGGCGCGATCCTGTCCTTCATCATGTGCAAGGCCATGAACCGGTCGTTCGTGTCGGTGATCCTCGGCGGGTTCGGGGCCGAGGGCGGCAAGGTCGCGGCCGGTGACCACGACTACGGCGAGCACCGCGAGATCAGCGCGGTCGAGGTGGCCGACCTGCTGCGCGACGCGAGCCGCGTCGTCATCGCCCCGGGCTACGGGATGGCCGTCGCCAAGGCGCAGTACCCCGTCGCGGACCTGGTCTCCAAGCTGCGCGGCCAGGGCGTCGACGTGCGGTTCGCCGTGCACCCCGTCGCGGGGCGGCTGCCCGGGCACATGAACGTGCTGCTCGCCGAGGCCAAGGTGCCGTACGACATCGTCTTCGAGATGGACGAGATCAACGACGACTTCGCGGACACGGACGTCGTGCTCGTCATCGGCGCGAACGACACCGTGAACCCCTCCGCGCTCGACGACCCGTCGTCGCCCATCGCCGGCATGCCGGTGCTCGAGGTGTGGAAGGCCAAGCAGGTGATCGTGTTCAAGCGGTCCATGGCCACGGGCTACGCCGGTGTGCAGAACCCGCTGTTCTTCCGGGAGAACACGGCCATGCTGTTCGGTGACGCCAAGGACCAGGTCGAGCAGATCGTCGCGCCGCTGGCAGTGGGCTGACCAGGGCGGAGACGCGCGGACGAGGGCGCGGGAGCAGGCACTGAAATGATTCGGAGGCTGCTCCCGCCCCACCCGCGGACCTAGCCTCGCGACGGGTCGTGCTGTGACGATCCACCACCGTCGCGAGGAGACCTCCATGCCGTCCGCCCGCCCCGCCACCACGAGCCCGCGGATCGCCGTCACCGGCGCTGCAGCCCTGGTGGCGGCCACCCTGGCCCTCGCCGGCGCGCTGGGCTCGCCGCTCGTCGCACCAGCCCGCGCGGCGTCCCCCGTGGTCGTGCACACCGCGGACTTCGAGTCGGGGCTGGACGGCTGGGAGGCGCGCGGCGTGGCGAGCGTGAGCACGACCGCCACCGGTGCTCGCGGCGCCGGCAGCCTCCTCGTGGAGGACCGGGTGGACCCGTGGGACGGCGCACTCGTCCCCGCCACCGAGCTGTTCGAGCCCGGCACGACCTACACGATCAGCCTGTGGGTGCGGCTGCCCGACGGCGCCGGCACGGCCGACCTGCGGCTCTCCGCGCAGCGCGACCTCGGCGGTGAGCCGACGTACGAGACCATCACGACGGTCGAGGGCGTGACGAGCCAGTGGCGGCAGGTCACCGGCATCTACACCCCCGGGCCGTTCGACACGTCCTCGTTCTACGTCGAGTCCGTGTCCGCACCGGTCGACATCATGATCGACGACGTCCTCGTGACGGGCATCGAGTACACCCCCGACCTCTCGGTGACCCCGGTCTCCGACGCCGTGTCCGTGCCGTTCGGCATCGCCGTCGAGCCGCAGGACGTCCTCGGGGGCCGCGGCGACCTGCTCGCGCACCACGCGGAGCAGATCACGCCCGGCAACCAGATGAAGCCGGAGTCGATCCAGCCCACCGAGGGCACGTTCACGTTCGGTGCGGCCGACGGCCTCGTCGACTGGGCGATCGAGCACGACATGCGCGTCTACGGCCACACGCTGCTGTGGCACCAGCAGACGCCCGCCTGGTTCTTCCAGCGCGACGGTGCCGCCCTGACGACGTCGACCGCCGACCAGGCGCTGCTGCGCGAGCGCCTGCGCACGCACATCGAGGCGGTCGCCGACCACTACCGCGAGACGTACGGCGAGTACGGCACGCCCGGCAACCCGATCTTCGCGTTCGACGTGGTCAACGAGGTCATCGACGAGAACCAGTCCGACGGCCTGCGTCGCAGCGAGTGGTACCGCATCCTCGGCCCGTCGTACATCGCCGACGCCTTCCGGTACGCGCGCGCCGCGTTCGGTCCCGAGGTCCAGCTGTACATCAACGACTACAACTCGGAGTACCCGAACAAGCGCGCGCCCTACCTGCGTCTCGTCACCGACCTGCTCGCGCAGGGCGTGCCGGTCGACGGCGTCGGGCACCAGCTGCACGTCGAGGTCGGCCGCTCGATCTCCATGATCGAGGACACGATCGAGGCCTTCGAGGCGCTCGACGTGCGGCAGGCCGTCACCGAGCTCGACGTGTCGGCGTACCGCGACTCCGGCGAGCAGTGGACGACACCGCCGGCGGCCCGCCTGGTCGAGCAGGGGTACTACTACCGCGACATGTTCACGATGCTCGAGCGGCACGCGTCGTCGTTCGAGTCGATCACGATCTGGGGCCTGGAGGACTCCCGGACGTGGCTGCGCTCGGGTGCGGCACCGCTCCTCTTCGACGGGGAGCTGCAGGTCAAGCCCGCGTACTGGGGGATCGTGGACCCGTCCCGCATCGGGACGACGACGACGCCCACCCCGACGGCGACCGCCACCCCGACCGCCACACCGACCGCCACCCCGACCGCCACACCGACCGCGACGGCCACGCCGACGGCGACCGCCACCCCGACCGCCACGCCGACCGCGACCGCCACCCCGACGGTGACGCCCACCCCGACGCCGAGCACCGGCGCCACCTGCCGCGTCGCGTACACGACGAACGACTGGAACACGGGCTTCACGGCGGGCGTGCGGGTCACCAACGCGGGCTCGTCGGCGCTGACCGGCTGGACCCTGACCTTCGCGTTCACGGGCGGCCAGCGAGTCACGCAGGGCTGGTCGGCGACGTGGTCGCAGTCCGGCACGACGGTCACGGCAGCCAACGCGCCGTGGAACGGCACGCTCGCCGCGGGCGGCACCGTCGACATCGGGTTCAACGGCTCGCACACGGGCAGCAACCCGCGTCCCACGGCGTTCGCGCTCAACGGCACGCCGTGCACGGTCGGCTGACCCTCCGCCCCGCCGGCTGAGAAGGCTGCGGCGCGAGACCGGGCTCGGACCGTTCACCCCGGGTGGTGAGCGCTCCGGGCCCGGTCTCGTGCGTTCAGGCGGGGCGGCGCGCGACGACGACCGTGCCGTCGACGTCGTCGTCACGCAGGACCTCGACCGGCCACCCGGGCGGGCACGCGGCCCGGGTCAGCGCGGTCTGCCGGACGCTCGTCTCGACCAGCACGTGACCACCGGCGCGCACCCACACCGGCGCGAGCGCGAGCAGCCGGCGCTGGACGTCGACCCCGTCCGCACCGCCGTCGAGGGCGGCGTGGGGCTCGTGGTCCCGCGCCTCGGGCGGCATGGTGGCGATCGCGTCGTGCGGCACGTAGGGCGCGTTCGCGACGAGCACGTCGACGCGTCCGCGCAGCGCGGGCGGCACCGGGTCGAGCAGGTCCCCCACCCACGCCTGCCCCCTGTGCGCGAGGTTGCGCCGCGCCCACCCGACGGCGACGGGGTCGAGGTCCGCCGCGTGGACCTGGGCGCCCGGCACCTCACGGGCGACGAGGCTCGCGACGGGCGCGACACCGCAGCACGCCTCCACGACCACGGGCGTGGGCCCGGACTCGCGCGCCAGACGCACGGCCGTCCGGGCGAGCAGCTCGGTCCGGCGCCGGGGGACGAACACGCCGGGCCCGACGCCGAGCCGGAGCCCAGCGAACTCGACCCACCCGAGCACCGTCTCGAGCGGCTCGCCGGCGACCCGGCGGGCGACGAGGGCCTCCAGGGCGTCGACCGTGCCGGCCGGGCTCGCGACGCCGCCGGCGGAGGGCTGGTCCCCGGCCGCCGCGACGAGCAGCGCTGCCTCGTCCTCCGCGAAGACGCAGCCGGCGGCGCGCAGCCGGGCGACGAGCGCGGCGGAGGGATCGGCGGACGTCACGTCGCATGCTCGCACGTCGCGGGATGTGCCTGCCAGCATCGCTGCTGGTCAGGGGGTCGTCGTCCACCTGCCGAAGGTCCCGAGGCCCCATCTGACCAGCGGCACTAGGCTGGGTGGGCAAACCCACCCGTCTGTCGAAGGAGCACCCATGGCCAGCATCGAGGCCGTTGGCGCCCGCGAGATCCTGGACTCGCGCGGCAACCCCACTGTCGAGGTCGAGGTCGCCCTCGACGACGGCACCATCGCCCGTGCCGCCGTCCCCTCGGGGGCGTCCACCGGTGCGTTCGAGGCCGTCGAGCGCCGTGACGCCGATGACCCCCGCTACCTCGGCAAGGGCGTCCAGGGCGCCGTCAACGCCGTGATCGACGACATCGCTCCCGAGCTCATCGGCTTCGAGGCCAGCGAGCAGCGTCTCGTGGACGCCGCGCTCATCGAGCTCGACGGCACGCCCAACAAGGGCAAGCTGGGCGCCAACGCGATCCTCGGCGTCTCGCTCGCGGTCGCCAAGGCCGCGGCCGACTCGGCCGACCTGCCGCTGTTCCGCTACGTCGGCGGCCCCAACGCGCACGTCCTGCCCGTGCCGATGATGAACATCCTCAACGGTGGGTCGCACGCCGACTCCAACGTCGACGTCCAGGAGTTCATGGTCGCCCCGATCGGCGCCCCCACGTTCCGTGAGGCGCTGCGGACCGGCACCGAGGTCTACCACTCGCTGAAGTCCGTGCTGAAGAGCAACGGCCTGTCGACCGGTCTCGGCGACGAGGGCGGCTTCGCCCCGAACCTGCCGAGCAACCGCGCCGCGCTCGACCTCATCATCACCGCGATCGAGAAGGCCGGCTTCGTGCCCGGCAAGGACGTCGCGCTCGCGCTCGACGTCGCGGCGACGGAGTTCTTCTCCGACGACAAGTACGCGTTCGAGGGCCAGAAGCTGCAGTCGGCCGCGATGATCGAGTACTACGAGGCACTCGTCGCGGACTACCCGCTGGTCTCCATCGAGGACCCGCTGGCCGAGGACGACTGGGAGGCCTGGGTCGCGCTCATGGCGCGCATCGGCGACAAGGTCCAGATCGTCGGCGACGACCTGTTCGTCACCAACCCGGAGCGCCTCGCCAAGGGCATCAAGCTCAAGGCCGCGAACTCCCTGCTGGTCAAGCTCAACCAGATCGGCTCGCTCACCGAGACGCTCGACGCGGTCTCGCTCGCGCAGCGCAACGGCTTCACGACGATGACCTCGCACCGCTCCGGCGAGACCGAGGACACGACGATCGCGGACCTGTCCGTCGCGACGAACGCCGGCCAGATCAAGACCGGTGCGCCCGCCCGTGGCGAGCGCATCAACAAGTACAACCAGCTCCTGCGCATCGAGGAGGAGCTCGACGACGCCGGCATCTACGCCGGTGCGAGCGCCTTCCCGCGCTTCCAGGGCTGATCACCGCCTGAACGACGACGCCCGGTCCACCGTCACGGTGGGCCGGGCGTCGCCGTGCGTGGGGAGGCGTCAGGGGGGTGGCGACCGCGGTCGTGCGGGCGGTCCTTCCAGCAGGCGGTCGACGGCGGTGCGGTAGTGGCGCCAGACCTCGACGAAGGCGCCGCGGGCGGCGCGCCCCGGGTCGGTGAGGCGGTGGTACCGGCGGGGCCGCCCGGTGGGGGACTCCTGCCAGGTCATGTCGCCCCAGCCGCGGCTCCGCAGGCGCATGAGCAGGTGTGTGACCGTCCATCCCGGCACGGCGCACCCGTCGACGTCCGTCGGATCCGTCGAGCGCCAGGCAGAATCGACGCCATGCCCTCGCCCCGTCGTCCTCCCGCGCCAGGCTCCGGCCGGCGACCGGGGCGTGACGAGACGCCGTCGGGCGCCGTCCCGCGCGCGGGACGGGTGCCAACGGGCAGGTCGAGCTCGTCGACGTCCCCCCGTGGCGTGCGCAGTGCGGCTCCGCGCTCGGGGGCCGTGCCGAAGGTGGGCGCCTCCCGTCCGGGAGCCGGCCGCGGACGCCCGGGGCCGGGTCGCGCGGGGACGCCGCCGCGAGGGACGCCGCCCGCACAGGCCGCGCGTCTGCCCGTGCCGCGCATGTTCACGGTCCGCGCGATGGTGTTCTCGCTGGTCGTCCTGGTCGCGTTCGTCCTGGTCTACCCGACGCTCGGCTCCTACCTTTCGGCACGGGCCGAGGTCGAGCAGCTCCGCCTGGCACGTGACGCGGCGCTCGCGGAGAACGCCGACCTGGAGGCCGACCTCAAGCGGTGGGACGACGACGCGTACATCGTCGCGCAGGCGCGTGAGCGGCTGTCGTTCGTCATGCCGGGGGAGACCGCGTTCCTCGTCGTCGACCCCGAGACCGTGCCCGACACGCCGGCGGACGTCGGCGGCGCTGTCCCCGAGACGGGCGACGGTGCGACGCGCCCCTGGTACGCGACCGTGTGGGAGTCCGTGGAGATCGCGGGCAGCCTCGACGTGGACGGGCGGCCCACGGACGAGCCGGCACCGCCCGGTGGCCCGGTGGTCCCCGAGTCCGGCACGGAGCCCGCCGGCTGACAGCACGTGGGGGACAATGGACGGCCCGACCGGACGAACGAACGGACCGCCGTGCCCGCACGACCTGACCCCACCACGCACCGCGACGTGCCCGGCCCGTCGGCCCTGCCCGACGTCGCCGACGTGCCCGACGTCCCTGACGCCCCGGCGGTGACGGACGCCGTCAGCGAGCGGGACGTCGAGGTGCTGACCGAGCAGCTCGGCAGGCCGCCGCGCGGGGTCGTCGGCGTCGCCGCGCGCTGCGTGTGCGGACGCCCCCTGGTGGTGCGGACCGCGCCGCGTCTGGACGACGGCACACCGTTCCCGACGACCTACTACCTGACCTCGCCGCAGGCCGTCGCCGCCGTGAGCGCGATCGAGGCGAAGGGTGTGATGAAGGAGCTGACGGCGCGGCTCGCGCAGGACGAGGAGCTCGCGGCGGGGCACCGGCGCGCGCACGAGGCGTACCTCGCGGACCGCGAGGCGCTCGGTCACGTGCCGGAGATCGCCGGGATCTCCGCCGGCGGCATGCCGCAGCGCGTCAAGTGCCTGCACGTGCTGGTCGCGCACGCGCTCGCGGCCGGGCCGGGCGTGAACCCCGTGGGTGACGAGGCGCTGGCGATGATCGCCGACCGGTGGCGTCCCGACCGCTGCACCTGCTGACCGCCGGGGGCGGTGCGGGCCGGTGCGGGTCGGGCGCCGGCCGTGAACCGCCGGTCTGCAGTGTCGGTCGGCGGTGGCACGATGTGCCGGTGACACGCGTGGCAGCCATCGACTGCGGGACCAACTCCATCCGTCTGCTCGTCGCGGACGTCGACCCGGCGGCGGGCACCCTCGTCGACCTGGAGCGCAGCAACGAGGTGGTGCGACTGGGCCAGGGCGTCGACCGCACCGGGCTGCTGGCCCCCGAGGCGCTCGAGCGCACGCTCTCGGCGACGCGCCGGTACCACGAGGTGTGCCAGCGCCTGGGCGTCGAGGCGGTGCGGTTCGTCGCGACGTCCGCGACGCGTGACGCGCGCAACCGCGAGGACTTCGTGGCCGGGGTGCGCGACGCGCTGGGCGTGGAGCCCGAGGTCGTCGCGGGGGACGAGGAGGCGCGGCTGTCGTTCCGCGGCGCGACGGGGGTGCTCGCGAGCCGGTACGACGGGCCGTTCCTCGTCGTCGACCTGGGCGGCGGCTCGACCGAGCTGGTCCTGGGCACCGACGCGCCGGAGGCGGCGGTGTCGATGGACGTGGGCTCGGTGCGGCTCACCGAGCGGCACCTGCACGACGACCCCCCGACGCCCGCGCAGGTCGCCGCGGCCGACGCCGACGTGCGGGCGGCGCTGGACGCCGCTGCTGCCGTCGTACCGCTGGGCCGGACCGTGACGCTCGTGGGCCTCGCGGGGTCCGTGACGACGCTCACCGCGCACGCCCTCGGCCTGGACCACTACGACCGCACGCGCATCGACGGTGCGGTGCTCGGTGTCGACGACGTGCTCGCGTCGTGCGAGGACATGCTGGCCCGCACGCGCGAGCAGCGCGCGGCGCTGCCCTACCTGCACCCCGGCCGGGTCGACGTCATCGGCGCGGGCGCGCTCGTGTGGCGCGAGGTCGTGCGGCGGGTCCGCGGCGAGGTGGCGGCGGCCGGGGGAGAGCTGACCCACGTGGTCACCTCCGAGCACGACATCCTCGACGGCATCGCCTGGAGCATCGCCGAGCGCTGAGGCGCGGCCGCTGCCGCGGCACAGTCGGGACACGCCCATGTGGCGCGTCGTGGACAGTAGTGCGGATTGCGCACTACTGTGCGACGTGCGGGCCCTGGAGGGGTGCCCGCGCCACGTACCGCCCGCCCGTCCCGGCACGCCCGGGGCGGGCGGGCGGCGGAGCGACGACGAGCGGGAGACCGGATGGACACCACGCAGCTGCTCAAGGGGGTGCTGGACCTGGCCGTGCTGTCCGTCGTCGCGGACGAGGACGGCTACGGCTACGACGTCGTGCGACGCCTGCGCGCCGCGGGCATCGAGGAGGTCGGTGACGCGTCGGTGTACGGCACGCTGCGCCGGCTGTACTCGTCGGGGGCGCTGACGTCGTACGTCGTGCCCAGCGACGAGGGACCGCACCGCAAGTACTACGGCATCAACGCGCAGGGGCGAGCGATGCTCGCCGCGCAGCGCAAGGACTGGTTCGAGTTCGCGGGCACGATGCAGCGCCTGCTCGGGACGGAGGGTGGGGCATGAGCATCGTCGACGACACGATCGCGCAGGACGTCCGGACGTACGCCGCGCAGGTGAGGGCGGCGCTCGCGGATCTCGGGCAGGAGCAGGTGGACGACCTCACCGACGGGCTCGAGGCCAACCTGGCCGACGCGCTGGCCGACGACGGACGCGCCCACCGCGGCTCGCTCGTCGACGAGTTCGGCACGCCGGAGGCCTACGCAGCCGAGCTGCGCTCTGCCGCAGGGCTGGCCCCGGCCGGTCAGCAGGGGCGCGCCGAGAGCGCGTTCCGCTCCGCGTTGCTGGCACCGTGGCGCGAGACCCGCGACGCGGCCCGCACCACGCTCGCACGCCTGCGCGGGACCCGCTGGTTCCCCGGGGTCGAGGACCTGCTCGTCGCGCTGCGTCCGGCGTGGTGGGTGCTGCGCGGCTGGGCGCTGGCACACCTGGTGCTGCAGGTGATCGGTGCCGAGCCGTACCCGTTCTGGGTGCCGTCGGACTCCGGCGGCTGGGTCCTGATGATCCTGGCGATCGTGGCGAGCGCGCAGTGGGGGCGCGGCGAGTGGCGCGCCGGGCCGCGCTGGGACCGCGTGCTGGAGGTGCTCAGCCGTGTGCTCGCGCTCGCGGCTCTGATCCTCGTCCTGACGCTGCCCGGGGCACACCGCAACGAGTTGGCGATGGCGGAGGGCTGGGTCGACAACTCGGCGCAGGACGGCGTGATCGTCGACGGCGAGCGGGCCTTCAACCTCTTCGTCTACGACGC
This window harbors:
- a CDS encoding PadR family transcriptional regulator, with product MDTTQLLKGVLDLAVLSVVADEDGYGYDVVRRLRAAGIEEVGDASVYGTLRRLYSSGALTSYVVPSDEGPHRKYYGINAQGRAMLAAQRKDWFEFAGTMQRLLGTEGGA
- the pntB gene encoding Re/Si-specific NAD(P)(+) transhydrogenase subunit beta is translated as MLTSLAQAVYLIAAILFVLSLAGLSKQETARRGNLYGIAGMVLALLATVALAADLSERSVPVTLLLIAMALALGAGIGIWRARSVEMTQMPEMIAILHSFVGLAAVLVGFNSFLTEEPDALHLVEVFLGVLIGAVTFTGSIVAFLKLSARIKSAPLMLPGRNWLNLGALVASAGLMAWFIDSHALLPLALMTVVALALGWHLVASIGGGDMPVVVSMLNSYSGWAAAAAGFMLSNDLLIIVGALVGSSGAILSFIMCKAMNRSFVSVILGGFGAEGGKVAAGDHDYGEHREISAVEVADLLRDASRVVIAPGYGMAVAKAQYPVADLVSKLRGQGVDVRFAVHPVAGRLPGHMNVLLAEAKVPYDIVFEMDEINDDFADTDVVLVIGANDTVNPSALDDPSSPIAGMPVLEVWKAKQVIVFKRSMATGYAGVQNPLFFRENTAMLFGDAKDQVEQIVAPLAVG
- a CDS encoding endo-1,4-beta-xylanase, yielding MPSARPATTSPRIAVTGAAALVAATLALAGALGSPLVAPARAASPVVVHTADFESGLDGWEARGVASVSTTATGARGAGSLLVEDRVDPWDGALVPATELFEPGTTYTISLWVRLPDGAGTADLRLSAQRDLGGEPTYETITTVEGVTSQWRQVTGIYTPGPFDTSSFYVESVSAPVDIMIDDVLVTGIEYTPDLSVTPVSDAVSVPFGIAVEPQDVLGGRGDLLAHHAEQITPGNQMKPESIQPTEGTFTFGAADGLVDWAIEHDMRVYGHTLLWHQQTPAWFFQRDGAALTTSTADQALLRERLRTHIEAVADHYRETYGEYGTPGNPIFAFDVVNEVIDENQSDGLRRSEWYRILGPSYIADAFRYARAAFGPEVQLYINDYNSEYPNKRAPYLRLVTDLLAQGVPVDGVGHQLHVEVGRSISMIEDTIEAFEALDVRQAVTELDVSAYRDSGEQWTTPPAARLVEQGYYYRDMFTMLERHASSFESITIWGLEDSRTWLRSGAAPLLFDGELQVKPAYWGIVDPSRIGTTTTPTPTATATPTATPTATPTATPTATATPTATATPTATPTATATPTVTPTPTPSTGATCRVAYTTNDWNTGFTAGVRVTNAGSSALTGWTLTFAFTGGQRVTQGWSATWSQSGTTVTAANAPWNGTLAAGGTVDIGFNGSHTGSNPRPTAFALNGTPCTVG
- a CDS encoding FtsB family cell division protein, with protein sequence MFTVRAMVFSLVVLVAFVLVYPTLGSYLSARAEVEQLRLARDAALAENADLEADLKRWDDDAYIVAQARERLSFVMPGETAFLVVDPETVPDTPADVGGAVPETGDGATRPWYATVWESVEIAGSLDVDGRPTDEPAPPGGPVVPESGTEPAG
- a CDS encoding Ppx/GppA phosphatase family protein, yielding MTRVAAIDCGTNSIRLLVADVDPAAGTLVDLERSNEVVRLGQGVDRTGLLAPEALERTLSATRRYHEVCQRLGVEAVRFVATSATRDARNREDFVAGVRDALGVEPEVVAGDEEARLSFRGATGVLASRYDGPFLVVDLGGGSTELVLGTDAPEAAVSMDVGSVRLTERHLHDDPPTPAQVAAADADVRAALDAAAAVVPLGRTVTLVGLAGSVTTLTAHALGLDHYDRTRIDGAVLGVDDVLASCEDMLARTREQRAALPYLHPGRVDVIGAGALVWREVVRRVRGEVAAAGGELTHVVTSEHDILDGIAWSIAER
- a CDS encoding DUF501 domain-containing protein, whose product is MPDVPDAPAVTDAVSERDVEVLTEQLGRPPRGVVGVAARCVCGRPLVVRTAPRLDDGTPFPTTYYLTSPQAVAAVSAIEAKGVMKELTARLAQDEELAAGHRRAHEAYLADREALGHVPEIAGISAGGMPQRVKCLHVLVAHALAAGPGVNPVGDEALAMIADRWRPDRCTC
- a CDS encoding PadR family transcriptional regulator, whose protein sequence is MRLRSRGWGDMTWQESPTGRPRRYHRLTDPGRAARGAFVEVWRHYRTAVDRLLEGPPARPRSPPP
- the eno gene encoding phosphopyruvate hydratase — its product is MASIEAVGAREILDSRGNPTVEVEVALDDGTIARAAVPSGASTGAFEAVERRDADDPRYLGKGVQGAVNAVIDDIAPELIGFEASEQRLVDAALIELDGTPNKGKLGANAILGVSLAVAKAAADSADLPLFRYVGGPNAHVLPVPMMNILNGGSHADSNVDVQEFMVAPIGAPTFREALRTGTEVYHSLKSVLKSNGLSTGLGDEGGFAPNLPSNRAALDLIITAIEKAGFVPGKDVALALDVAATEFFSDDKYAFEGQKLQSAAMIEYYEALVADYPLVSIEDPLAEDDWEAWVALMARIGDKVQIVGDDLFVTNPERLAKGIKLKAANSLLVKLNQIGSLTETLDAVSLAQRNGFTTMTSHRSGETEDTTIADLSVATNAGQIKTGAPARGERINKYNQLLRIEEELDDAGIYAGASAFPRFQG
- a CDS encoding putative protein N(5)-glutamine methyltransferase, whose translation is MTSADPSAALVARLRAAGCVFAEDEAALLVAAAGDQPSAGGVASPAGTVDALEALVARRVAGEPLETVLGWVEFAGLRLGVGPGVFVPRRRTELLARTAVRLARESGPTPVVVEACCGVAPVASLVAREVPGAQVHAADLDPVAVGWARRNLAHRGQAWVGDLLDPVPPALRGRVDVLVANAPYVPHDAIATMPPEARDHEPHAALDGGADGVDVQRRLLALAPVWVRAGGHVLVETSVRQTALTRAACPPGWPVEVLRDDDVDGTVVVARRPA